The following nucleotide sequence is from bacterium.
GATTTGCGTCGTGTTACCCGTGTAGTAGCCGGAGGTAAAAGATTCCGCTTCCGCGCCACAATTATTCTTGGTGATGAAAAAGGAAAAGTAGCTGTTGGTGTTGCTAAGGGATTAGACGTTCAATCCGCTATCTCTAAAGCTAAGCATGATGCCGCAAAGCATATCATTACCGTTCCGCTCAAAGGACGCACGATTCCTCATGAAGTTGCAGCAAAATTCAGCGCCGCTGATGTAATTATAAAACCAGCCAAAGAAGGTCACGGCTTGAGAGCGGGAGGCGCCGTACGCGTTGTGCTGTCATTGGCCGGAATCAAAGATGCTACCGCCAAATGCCTTGGCCGCACTCCGAATAAATTGACTAATGCCCTCGCTACAATTGAAGCTTTAAAGAAACTGAAAAAGAAATAAAATTATGCAATTACACGACTTAAAACCTAACCATCCGCTAAAAGCCAAAAAGCCGCGCGTCGGCAGAGGTGGTAAACGCGGAACTATGTCTGGAAAAGGGCAAAAAGGACAAAAGTCCCGCGCTGGCCATCGTATCCGTCCGGCAGAACGCGACTTCATTCAACGCTTGCACAAATTGCGCGGTATTAAGAATAAACCTCACGAAGAAGGAGCGGCAGTTCTTAACGTTGGAGTTTTAGCTAAAATGGCTAAAGATGGCGTTATCAGCGAAAAAGTTCTTGGGAAAAAGGTGAAGATTTTAGGAGAGGGAGAAATTAAAGTAGCGCTAACGATAATGGGCTTAGAAATTTCTAAGTCTGCGCAAGCAAAGATTGAGAAAGCCGGTGGCAAAGTAGTGGTAGGAGTAAGAATCGTACAGCCAGCGAAGGGGATGGGTAAGACGAGGTTGCCGGGCAGAAGGATAAAAGTAGCGGAGAAGACTAAATAAGATATATAATTAGTGATCAGTAGGCTGAATAATGAATAAACTACTTCAAATCTTTAAAATTCCGGACCTAAGAAAGAAAGTTTTTTACGTTCTCTTGGGATTGGTAGCTTTCCGCATCCTTGGCGCAATCCCGATTCCGGGAATTGATGCCGCAAAGCTTGCCCAATTCTTTAATTCGAACCAAATTTTTGGCTTCTTCAACTTGTTTTCTGGTGGTGGTCTAACCAATCTCTCCATCGTAATGTTGGGAGTCGGTCCATATATCACCGCCACAATCATCATGCAGTTGCTCACAATGATTTTCCCAAGCTTGAAAGTGATGTACTACGAAGAGGGAGCGGCCGGCCGAGCTAAGTTCAATCGCATCTCCCGCTATCTCACTATTCCTCTAGCGGCTCTACAGGCATATACATTCTTAAAGTTGCTTGGTAGCCAAGGGATTCTAGGCACCCTAACACCACTAGAAGCCCTTCAAAATGTCCTCATTATTACTGCCGGTAGTATGCTCTTGACTTGGATTGGTGAATTAATCGGCGAGCAAAAAATCGGAAACGGAATCTCTCTTATTATCTTCGCCGGTATCATTAGCGCTCTTCCGACAGTCATTAAAAATACCGTCATCTCCTTTGATCCGGCGAATCTTCCTACCTACATCGCCTTCGCGATTCTTTCCGTGATTATTATCGCCGGAGTCGTCTTCGTGAACCAAGGAGAACGCAAAGTACCGGTCTCATATTCCCGACGTATCCGAGGGAATAAAGTTTATGGAGGCTCATCCAGCTACTTACCGCTAAAAATTAACCAAGCGGGCGTAATCCCGATTATCTTTGCCATTTCAATAATGCTTTTCCCGCAATTCTTTGCCCAAATTATTTCTCTTTTCGCGCCGGAGCCTGCGGCGACATTGCAAAACTTAATTAATCAATTCTTAAATAACCAATATATCTACAGCGCGGTCTACTTCACTTTGGTTGTCGCCTTCACTTATTTCTACACTTCGATCACTTTTGACCCCAAAGAAATTGCAAAGAATCTCCAACAGAGCGGGGGATTCGTGCCGGGAATTCGCCCGGGCGAGCCAACCGGAGAATACATCGGCAATCTTACCAAGCGATTAACTTTGTTCGGAGCTTTATTCTTAGGCTTGATAGCAGTTTTGCCGAACCTGACCCAAATCCTTACGGGGGTGCAAACTTTAACTATCGGCGGCACCGGCCTATTGATCGTGGTTTCGGTAGTATTGGAAACTATAAAGCAATTGGATTCGGAACTAACCCTCCGAGAATACGAGGGGATTCAGTAAGGGCTCCGGGAATAGCCTCCGGCATGTTCCTCGAAACTATTCCCTGCGCTTTGTATAATATTGAAAAGCCCCGTTTTAAACGGGGCTTTGATTTTATTTATTCGATCCAGCCGCGGTCAATGTAGCGGCCGCGATCAAAGATTGCAGATTCCAAATGCACGCTTCGGACCGGGAGAACTTTCTTAGCAGCAGTGAGTTTCTCGGCAAAGATCATTTCTGCGATTCGCGGGCTCATCCCATCGCTGATTCTTTGGGTCAGATAATACTTCAGCAGGCCGTCTTCTCTCGGCAAAAGATTTCGGCTCCAAGCCATGTTCAGGTCATCCGACAACTTCATGAAGGTCTTCACCTGATCCGGCTGCAACCCGAAGATGAAGTGAGTCTCATGGTAGATGGTTTGCGGAAAAAGTGTTGCCATTTCTCCCAGCCGGCACTCCAGTTTTGTCCTCATAATCGTGAACCCGGCCTTGCGCACATCCTCTTCCAGTTTGGTAATGTAATCTTCCATCTTCACGAAGCCGCACTGCAGATTTACCGCGCACATCATCTGTATGGGATACTGGCCCTTAGACAACTCAACCAGCACCGGCTTGATTTCGTTAGCCTTGCAGAACTTGGTCCACTTCTCAATTTCGGTCGGCGGATCAACGGTGATATGAAGCTCAAAATCCATCCTAGCCTCCTCTTCTTCTTTCAATGAACTAGCATACTTTATATTAAACGCCGATCGTTGTAAAATGTTTCATATGGCAAAAGCAGTAGTAATTTATGGACCGCCCGGATCTGGAAAGGGGACACAGGCCAATCTTTTGGCATGGACAAAAAACTATATCCACTTTGATACCGGAAAAATTTTGGAGCAATCTTTGAACGACCCGGAAAATTTAAAAGATCCGGAAGTTAAAAAAGAAAAAGAAAATTTCGACAGCGGAATTTTGGTGACGCCGTCTTTCGTTTTAAAACTCACTGCGGAGAAAACAAAAGAAATAGGGGAGTCCGGTTTCAATATTGTTTTTAGCGGTTCACCTCGCACAATGTTTGAAGCCTTCGGCGATGATCAGAATGAGGGTCTGATTTCGGTTTTGGAAAAATCTTACGGGAAAGAGAATGTGAGTTTCTTGTTTTTGAAGATCGATCCGCAAGTGGCCATCAAGCGCAACGCCAACCGGAAAGTCTGCTCGCTTTGCGCTACGGCCATTCTATACAACGACTCTACCCACCATCACACCGAATGCCCGCTCTGCGGCGCTAAACTGCGCACCCGAGCCGTGGATAATTTAGAAGTACTCCAGACCCGCATTAAAGAATACGAAGAACGCACTAAGCCGATAGTTGATGAATTAAAGAAGCGCGGTTACAAAATTCTAGAAGTTGACGGAACCCCCGCTCCTTATATAGTCTTTGCGGAGGTCAAAAATAACCTGGGACTATAAAGATGATTCTTAAAACTAAAGAAGAAATTGAGAAGATCCGGCAGGCCGGAAAAATTTTGGCGCAGGTAGCAAAAACCATTCTCGCGCAGGTGGAAGTAGGCGTGAATCTTAAATCGCTAGACCGACTTGCCAAGGAGCTGATTACCAAAGCAGGGGGCAGTCCGGCGTTTTTGAATTACCGGCCATACGGCGCCGATAAACCATACGCCTTTTCTATCTGCACATCGCTAAATGAAGTCGTAGTGCACGGCACTCCGAAAGACTACAAGCTAAAGAACGGCGACATTTTAAAACTGGATTTCGGGGTGGACTATCAGGGCTACAAAGCTGACGCCGCTTGGACCATCGGAGTCGGACAAATCAGCGAGCGGGCGCAAAAATTGTTGAGAGTTACCGAAAAAGCCTTGTTTGATGGAATCAAAGCGGCAAACATCGATAAACATTTAGGTGATATCGGCCACGCAATCTCCGACACCGTTAAACAACATGGCTTTTCAGTAGTAGACGGGCTAACCGGTCACGGAGTTGGAAAAGAATTACATGAAGATCCTAGCGTCTTCAATGAAGGGAAGAAGGGGAGTGGCCCGGTATTAAAAGAAGGTCTAGTGATCGCTATCGAACCGATGGTCAGCATTGGCTCCCCTAGCATCATCCAAACAAAAGACGAGGCCTACGCGACCGCCGACGGCAGTCTTTCCGCCCACTTTGAGCACACGATTGCGCTGACGGAAAACGGCACAGAAATACTGACTCTGATATAATAAATAAGTCGTAAAAAAATAAAAACTTAAATGCCGGAAAAATCAAAATCTAAAAAAAGGACAGTCATAGCGGTCGTTTTGTTGGCCATGGTCGCAGTAGTGTTATTACTCGGTTATTACTTATGGCAAAATGGCGGATTGGACTGGAAGCTGCCCACCTTACCACTTTTATCAGAAGCGCCCTACCAAGCGGTATTTTTGACCAATGGGCAGGTATATTTCGGTCGGGCATCTAATTTAAACGCCAATTACGTCACCTTAAAGGATGTTTATTACCTCCAAGTCAGTCAGGTTTTACAGCCGGTCCAGGGCAAAAAGGCCCCGGAAACCCAGCAATCCATCAGTTTAGCTAAACTGGGCGTTACCGAACTTCATAAACCAAAAGACGAAATGAAGATTAATCGGGCGCACGTGATATTCATCGAGGATCTAGATGATGACTCACAGGTGGTCAAAGCGATAGAGGATTACAAAGCAACGTTGAAATAGAATAACGAATCAAGAATCATGAATTATGGAAAGGCGTCCACCCGGACGTTTTTTCATTCGTCAGGGGAGTGGCTTTCTGATTTATGAGGTACCTGTCGCAAAACCCTTCTTGTGCGACACTACCACTAATTCAAGCTGGGCGCTCCCCGACCTACTAATGCCGGTTTTTTCCTGTTATTATTTAGATGTTTTATGAAGCAAGAAAAAAGAAACAGAGTTCATTTCATCGGCATCGGCGGGATTGGTATGAGCGCTTTGGCGCGATATTTTTTATCCGAAAAATGGCAGGTCTCCGGCTCCGACCTCTCCCCTTCATCTATTACCGACGAATTAAGAAAGGAGGGGGTGAAATTTTTCTCTGGTCATAAGGCTGCGAATATTTCTACAAACATCCAACTCGTCGTCTATAACAATGCGATTCCCGTCAGTAATCAGGAGTTAAGCTACGCTAAAGAGCTTGGACTCGCCTGCCGCACCTATCCGGAGGTCGTGGGTGAATTAACTAGAACTTACAAAACCATTGCCATCGCCGGCTCACACGGGAAAAGCACTACCACCGCAATGACGGCGCTGATTCTTATTGAAGCCGGAATCGATCCGACAGTAATCGTAGGCACAAAATTGAAAGAGTTTGGTCCGCCATCCGCCCCTTCTGGCGGAGGCGGAAAAAATTTCCGTAAGGGAAAAGGCGGGTATCTGGTGCTCGAGGCCGATGAATGGAAGGCCGCCTTCCACCACTACTCCCCTTTTGTGGCGACTATCACCAATATCGATGCCGAGCATTTGGATTTTTATAAGACTTTCGCCAACGTAAAAAAATCTTTTGAGAAATTTAAATCACAGTGCCATAAAATCGTGGAGCGTCCGACCGACAAAAAAATTGCGGAAAAGATTCGCCGCGTCTTAAAAATACCCGGAGAGCACAATGTGCAAAACGCCTTGAATGCCTACGCGGTGGCTAGTTTTTTGGAAATCCCAGAAAAGATAATTTTGTCGGCTCTGGGTAAATACCAAGGCGCTTGGAGGCGAATGGAGTATCGCGGAAAACTCGGGAATGCCCTCGTTTATGATGACTATGGCCACCACCCCTCCGAGATTAAGGCTACCCTAGCCGGATTTAGGCAGAAATGGCCTAAAAATGCCCTAATTTGCGTCTTTCAGCCCCATCAGGCCAAGAGACTAGTTGCGCTCTATGATAGCTTTAAAACGGCGTTTAAGGACGCTAGTCGGGTGGTTATTCTACCTACCTATCAGGTAGCGGGCCGGGAAGCGGAAAAAACCAACAACCGACGACTAACAACTAACGACAAAACGGCGGAGGGGCTGGCTAAGGACATCGGGGCCACTTACGTTCCCCATCCCGAAATAGACCTGAAAAAAGTCTTACTTTCCCTAGTCGCCCGGTCGTCAGTCGTAGGTCGTCAGTCGCCCCCCGTTATCGTAATGATGGGCGCCGGAACTATTAACGAACTAACCCCCAAGCTACTAACTACTAACTACTAACTACTATTTTGTATGGATTATTTTACAAACGTTGAACAATTCAAAGAGCAGTGCGGTTACACGATTGATGGAATTTGGTATCCGCGGGTCACAAAGATTGTTGGTATAAAAAATAAACCTGCCCTACTTTTCTATTACGCCGAAGCTCCTAGCTATGCCGCCGCGCTGGCGCAGACGAAGATCTCGGCCGAGGAAGGCACTTTAATCCACCAGACAATGGAAAAAATATTCGTGGGAGAATCTCCGGAAATTCCGGAAAGTATCGCTCCGGCCATTAAGGCCGCCAAAGAATTAATTGCCCAAAAAGGAATCCAGATAGATGCGGCGAACATTGAGCGGAGAATATTCGACCATGAGCATCGATACGCCGGCACAATCGACGGCCTCGCTCTTATCGGCGGAAAATTTGGCGTGCTGGATATTAAAACCTCGCAGGCGATTTATCGGGATTACAATCTGCAAACTTCAGCGTATATGTTCGCCCTCTGCAAAGACCCAATCCTTTCGGGATTAAATACCCGCTGGATCTTCCGTATCGATCAGCAAAAACAATGCTACCGATGCGGCGCTTCAATGCGCCCGAAGGGAGGACGGGAAAAAATCCGTGGCGCTAAAAAAGGAATTTGCCCGAATGACGACAGCCATGAATGGTCCCCTCTTACCGGTATTGCCGAGCTACAAGAATTTCCGCTCTGGCGCGGGGATTTTGATGCGTTCTTGGGCGCGAAAAAATTGTGGGAGTGGGAGAATGAAGTATGGCTTCAGAAGACGGGATATTTAAAGTGATATAAAAAAAGCCCCGCCACCCGCCAACATCTGCGAAGTTGTGGCGGGGCGGGGCAGAACTTCACTTCCAGCAGTGGATCCGGAACAGCCGGATGCGGGCATCGGACACCTCGCTGACCATCGGATCAAGAATCTGGCGTCCGATTACGACATCCTCCCCCTTGGTCTTCGCTTCCGTCAGATCCACGGCCTTGATTGTTTCGGCCGTGGAAACAATGTTTCCCGTGGGGTTGAGAAACTCGTAACTCACCAGGTACTCGTTGTGGGGCATAGCGCTCTCCTTGTTTGAGATGCGAACTAAAAAGAACTTAACGGCACAGGGGAAGTTTAGCATAAATATCGTGTCTTGTCAAGCCCGAAAACTTTGACAGCCCGAGCTTAGCCCCTCGAATTAACCATCAAAAAGGTTTATAATCTGGAAAGCGCAACTTGATCGGGGTCCGAAAATGCTCAAGAAAAAAACCTTCTACAAAAACGGTCCGAATGCCGTCAAAGAGCTGGAAGAGGCGGTGGAAGATTGGCTGGATGAAATGGACGACAAAATTGAGATTGAAGATATTCAGGAATTTGAAGACGAAAATGCGCAGGGAAAGATTACCATCACGGTAATTTCTTATAGAGATTTACCGGCCGACGGATAAAACTGCCCCACTAGGGCAGTTTTTAATAGCTAGGCAGGCCTCCCTGATTTTTCAAATATCTTCAAGAATCTTCCGTAAGCGGCTTTTATATCGGGATTAACCGCAGGATGTTTTGAAAAGCTTTCCGCCTGTTCTTTTAACTTTCCAATCAATCTCATCGAAGACTCGACGAGCTCATCAGATTCCACTCCTCCGGCCAAGTCGCGCATCATACCCTCTAACTCGTCGCCGTCAAAAGAAATTATAAAATACGGAAGCTTTTGATTAGCTTTTTTTACCGCTTTATATCCGGGAGCCTCTTTTGTTTCCTCCAACGCATAGCCATATTTTACTTCCGCACCGTTTAATACTTTCTGAATTATTTCTTTTTGATCCTTTAGTTTAGCGGCCTGATTAGTGGTGGCATCAATAGCGGCCAATGGTTCGCGGGTAATCGTATCAAAAATTAAATTATCTACCTTATTACCGCACATATCATCATATTCAGAAGAGCGGACGGCAATGAATCTTCCGCCAAACCAATGACTGTTTACCCCGGAAGTCTTTGTAACTTCCAACGCCTCCCCTACCGCCTTTTCAGCTTTCTTCTCCGGACTCGCGGCTGATTCTTTTTCAAATTTTGCCTTCAATTTTTTGGTTAGCGTCAGGTCGTCTTTTATCTCTTTTATCGGCACAGGGCCCAAAAACGCCTCCATTTTGACTCGGCAGTTTTCGTCCACATCAAAACCGAACTTATTCAACTTCTCCGCCTGCATTTTTAACTCCGGAGCCAATTGCTCTAATTTCTCCTGAAAAAACTCTCCCCTGTCTAATTTCTCGGTTTTAGATTCCGGCCGGCCGAATTTCATAGTAATCAAATTATAACAGAACTGCTGGTTCAGCCGCTTATTGACATTTATCTAGTTTTTTGCTATATTACCTGAAGTTGCACATCGACATCCCTCTTCCCCTTAAGGAGTCAGGCCATGAATAACGGACCTACGGTTTTCACGTCGGAACTTCTCTGGAGGTTGGCAGATATCGGAAAGCATCTCCGCGACTGCACGGAAGACATCGTGAAATTCTCCAACATTTTCGGCGATCAGTTGGTTGCCGCAGGAGAATCCGAAATCCAGCCGAAAAATTTCGTCCTAAATTGGATCATCGCCCGCCGTAATTTCGCCGGACGCACTTCCCCGGAGCGCGCCGGTGACATAGAGCAGAAAATGCCTATGTTTGCCGAAGATCTCTGTGGTAAAGAATTTGCGGCCGAAGTCCAGTTAATTCGTTCGCAAATCTATCCACCTTTCTCTATTGAAAGAGAGCGCCAGAGGCTTTCTGCTTCTGCCGCCTGCTACCCATTCCTTCCCGAAAAACCAGTAATGGTGACGGAGGCCGAACAAGGTATTCCCCAGAATGACGACGGATCGCGGCAGACCGACTGGGCGGGCTTCACGAAGCTCGGCGAACGCCAGCCGGAAACGCCTACGGACGAGGAGGAATTCAAACCGGCAAGCCAATTACCACCCAATTATCGATTCAAGGAGCAACTCACCGACGAACATTCTTTTGACGGAATCGAATAACCCACAACCCAACCCGCGCACGGTGCGCGGGTTTTTTGTCTTGAATTTTTGTCCTTACTACTTACTACTCGCTACTTACTACTTTCTACCCCCTAAGCCTCTTCAAAATATCCAACTCCACCATCTGCCGATTGCGGCCGTAAACTTCCCGGGATAGATTCTTTGCTTTATCAATCATATTCAAATTGCCTTTTGCCGGAGGGAAAATATGGATATTGAAAGGCCTGGCGGTCTGCCCTTTAATTAAAAGCTTCGCGAAGGCGTTGAAGTTATCGATATTCAACAAGTCATTTTTCGTAAAGACCGGCTCGAATTGCTTCACCAGAAATTCCGCATCTTCGGCGCCAACACGGAAGACAATCTGCGAACCGACGTTACCAAAAACCGCGTCGCGGATTTTTTCGGTCAACTGGCCGATAAACTGATGCGCGATTACCAAATTCAAACGATATTTCCGGGCTTCCGACAAAATCGTGGCGATAGAATCAGTGGTAAAGTTTTGGAACTCATCAATATACAAAGTAAAATCTTTCCTCTCTTCCTGCGCTGTGTCTACTCTAGAAAGCGCGGCAAGCAGAAGCTTTCCAACCACGACCATACCCAATAATCCGGCGTTAATATCCCCTATCTTACCTTTGGATAAATTCACCAACAAAATCTTCCCTTCATCCATAATCTTCCGGAAATTCAACGAAGAATTTGGCTGACCGATAATCGGACGTATATAATCATTCGAAGTGAAATTATTAAACTTAGAGGTGATGTAGGGCGTCATATTCGCCAGCGAAGCCTCTCCTCCCGCCTTGATGGCTTCCTTTTCCCAAAAATCAATCACCGTCGGGTTAGTCGCTTTTTGTAAAAGACGCTTCCGATAATCCACGTCGGTAAAAACCCGCGGCACTTCCATAATAGTGGCGTGCTCATTCGGGTCATCCATAAGCAGTAGCAAGGCGTTCCGCATATACTGCTCAAACATCGGACCCATTGTTTCCGGATTGAAGAGTTTATTAAAAATACTCTGCATCTCATTGACGATAAAAGTCTTTTCTTCGGGCCGATTCGCATCGTATTCAAGCATATTCAAACCCAAAGGATGCTGGAGATCCCCCGGATCAAAAATCACCACATCTTTAAGGCGTTCTTCCGGAATTAAACCGAGCATATGCTCAATTAAATCTCCGTGCGGATCCACCACTGCTATCCCCTTTCCCGCCTGAATATCCCCTGTGGCCATATTAAACATCGCCGTGGATTTACCGGTACCGGTCTGACCGATAACGTAAACGTGGCGGCGACGGTCTTCATCGGTAATAAACACTGGCCTTGATTCTCCACGGAATACACTTTCTCCTATCAACATTCCTCTATCCGGCAAAACAGACGGCGGTGGCGCGGACTCTTTCGACTTTACCCATTTCAATCTTGGAATTTCCGTCAGAGAAGTCGGGAGGTGCCAGATGCTCGCAATCTCGTCGGCATTCAAAATCATACTTTGGCTTTCATCGAATTCACGAAAAACAAATTTAAAAACCAAATCTTTCGGGTTACGCAGTTCGGATACTTTAAATTCGTTTCTCAAAGGAGCGGCAAATTGACTAAACGAGCCGGTTAGGGCGTAGAGCAATTCCTCCGCGCGATAGGCAGACGGGGCCGAAGAGACCAGCCGCACATTCACTTCAAATAACGGCTTAGAAACCTTCTGATTCAGAAGCTTCACCGCTTCTTCGTCTATCACCACAGGTTCCGGTTTATCTTCGGGTTTGGGCGGAGCTTTAGGAAGAATTCTACTAAGCAATTTAGTGTGGAAAAGATCACCCAACTTCTCTCCCTTCTTCAAACGACCGATATAACTGGAAATACTTTTCCTTGCGGATTCGGGTGCCGGACGCACTAAAACTTGGAGCGCTATGCCT
It contains:
- a CDS encoding 30S ribosomal protein S5 — its product is MEPVKPTTQAVAPATGKPGAPHMGAATRFGQHRPGGRRPGRPKEQNPFGMKDKMLDLRRVTRVVAGGKRFRFRATIILGDEKGKVAVGVAKGLDVQSAISKAKHDAAKHIITVPLKGRTIPHEVAAKFSAADVIIKPAKEGHGLRAGGAVRVVLSLAGIKDATAKCLGRTPNKLTNALATIEALKKLKKK
- a CDS encoding uL15 family ribosomal protein, whose translation is MQLHDLKPNHPLKAKKPRVGRGGKRGTMSGKGQKGQKSRAGHRIRPAERDFIQRLHKLRGIKNKPHEEGAAVLNVGVLAKMAKDGVISEKVLGKKVKILGEGEIKVALTIMGLEISKSAQAKIEKAGGKVVVGVRIVQPAKGMGKTRLPGRRIKVAEKTK
- the secY gene encoding preprotein translocase subunit SecY, producing MNKLLQIFKIPDLRKKVFYVLLGLVAFRILGAIPIPGIDAAKLAQFFNSNQIFGFFNLFSGGGLTNLSIVMLGVGPYITATIIMQLLTMIFPSLKVMYYEEGAAGRAKFNRISRYLTIPLAALQAYTFLKLLGSQGILGTLTPLEALQNVLIITAGSMLLTWIGELIGEQKIGNGISLIIFAGIISALPTVIKNTVISFDPANLPTYIAFAILSVIIIAGVVFVNQGERKVPVSYSRRIRGNKVYGGSSSYLPLKINQAGVIPIIFAISIMLFPQFFAQIISLFAPEPAATLQNLINQFLNNQYIYSAVYFTLVVAFTYFYTSITFDPKEIAKNLQQSGGFVPGIRPGEPTGEYIGNLTKRLTLFGALFLGLIAVLPNLTQILTGVQTLTIGGTGLLIVVSVVLETIKQLDSELTLREYEGIQ
- a CDS encoding nucleoside monophosphate kinase, coding for MAKAVVIYGPPGSGKGTQANLLAWTKNYIHFDTGKILEQSLNDPENLKDPEVKKEKENFDSGILVTPSFVLKLTAEKTKEIGESGFNIVFSGSPRTMFEAFGDDQNEGLISVLEKSYGKENVSFLFLKIDPQVAIKRNANRKVCSLCATAILYNDSTHHHTECPLCGAKLRTRAVDNLEVLQTRIKEYEERTKPIVDELKKRGYKILEVDGTPAPYIVFAEVKNNLGL
- the map gene encoding type I methionyl aminopeptidase, whose amino-acid sequence is MILKTKEEIEKIRQAGKILAQVAKTILAQVEVGVNLKSLDRLAKELITKAGGSPAFLNYRPYGADKPYAFSICTSLNEVVVHGTPKDYKLKNGDILKLDFGVDYQGYKADAAWTIGVGQISERAQKLLRVTEKALFDGIKAANIDKHLGDIGHAISDTVKQHGFSVVDGLTGHGVGKELHEDPSVFNEGKKGSGPVLKEGLVIAIEPMVSIGSPSIIQTKDEAYATADGSLSAHFEHTIALTENGTEILTLI
- a CDS encoding Mur ligase domain-containing protein, producing MKQEKRNRVHFIGIGGIGMSALARYFLSEKWQVSGSDLSPSSITDELRKEGVKFFSGHKAANISTNIQLVVYNNAIPVSNQELSYAKELGLACRTYPEVVGELTRTYKTIAIAGSHGKSTTTAMTALILIEAGIDPTVIVGTKLKEFGPPSAPSGGGGKNFRKGKGGYLVLEADEWKAAFHHYSPFVATITNIDAEHLDFYKTFANVKKSFEKFKSQCHKIVERPTDKKIAEKIRRVLKIPGEHNVQNALNAYAVASFLEIPEKIILSALGKYQGAWRRMEYRGKLGNALVYDDYGHHPSEIKATLAGFRQKWPKNALICVFQPHQAKRLVALYDSFKTAFKDASRVVILPTYQVAGREAEKTNNRRLTTNDKTAEGLAKDIGATYVPHPEIDLKKVLLSLVARSSVVGRQSPPVIVMMGAGTINELTPKLLTTNY
- a CDS encoding type IV secretion system DNA-binding domain-containing protein, yielding MDRYIALAVSFGIPLLIVAMVLAVLSFLKNRRRQFLKTLRLRLLSVRLAQKMDEREKKDMLQEINSSSQLFGLLSGLKIPFSLEVAVHNVGEDIHFYVAVPEESMEFAAKQVQGLWPDAQVTKCDDYTIFNSQGAVKAAFLKLKQHYATPVRTFAEANIDTFLPMLSNFSKVELAGEGIALQVLVRPAPESARKSISSYIGRLKKGEKLGDLFHTKLLSRILPKAPPKPEDKPEPVVIDEEAVKLLNQKVSKPLFEVNVRLVSSAPSAYRAEELLYALTGSFSQFAAPLRNEFKVSELRNPKDLVFKFVFREFDESQSMILNADEIASIWHLPTSLTEIPRLKWVKSKESAPPPSVLPDRGMLIGESVFRGESRPVFITDEDRRRHVYVIGQTGTGKSTAMFNMATGDIQAGKGIAVVDPHGDLIEHMLGLIPEERLKDVVIFDPGDLQHPLGLNMLEYDANRPEEKTFIVNEMQSIFNKLFNPETMGPMFEQYMRNALLLLMDDPNEHATIMEVPRVFTDVDYRKRLLQKATNPTVIDFWEKEAIKAGGEASLANMTPYITSKFNNFTSNDYIRPIIGQPNSSLNFRKIMDEGKILLVNLSKGKIGDINAGLLGMVVVGKLLLAALSRVDTAQEERKDFTLYIDEFQNFTTDSIATILSEARKYRLNLVIAHQFIGQLTEKIRDAVFGNVGSQIVFRVGAEDAEFLVKQFEPVFTKNDLLNIDNFNAFAKLLIKGQTARPFNIHIFPPAKGNLNMIDKAKNLSREVYGRNRQMVELDILKRLRG